In a single window of the Dreissena polymorpha isolate Duluth1 chromosome 3, UMN_Dpol_1.0, whole genome shotgun sequence genome:
- the LOC127874141 gene encoding uncharacterized protein LOC127874141 produces the protein MQEMMEKRASANQKTEKEETDVKLQVPRIQVDEAPEENLDPDTFDYETDYLAKTLNGHDNNEVKDNIANYEQDEEVAEDSQKYQVVDPVLESGVVIRCYDDRIVALNEEENDVTHDQDVRVASLDGDERDVTNNQDVKIAAFGREPEVDATVDEEEEMQVDICYGMNLYGSHSPACVWNVVVVVEEIMNSITHAASC, from the exons ATGCAGGAAATGATGGAGAAACGAGCCTCAGCCAATCAG AAGACTGAAAAGGAAGAGACAGATGTTAAACTCCAAGTTCCAAGAATACAAGTAGACGAAGCACCCGAGGAGAACCTTGATCCAGACACTTTCGATTACGAAACAGATTATCTTGCCAAGACCCTGAATGGACATGATAACAACGAGGTGAAAGATAACATTGCCAACTATGAGCAAGATGAAGAAGTAGCAGAGGATTCTCAGAAATACCAAGTTGTGGACCCTGTTCTGGAGTCTGGAGTTGTCATCCGTTGTTATGATGATAGAATTGTGGCCCTTAATGAAGAGGAAAATGATGTGACCCATGATCAGGATGTCAGAGTGGCTTCCCTTGATGGAGATGAAAGAGATGTGACCAATAATCAGGATGTCAAAATAGCAGCCTTTGGGCGGGAGCCTGAAGTTGATGCAACTGTTGATGAGGAAGAGGAAATGCAGGTGGATATTTGTTATGGAATGAACCTGTATGGATCCCATAGCCCTGCTTGTGTGtggaatgttgttgttgttgttgaagagATTATGAATAGTATTACCCATGCAGCATCGTGTTAG